GTCCCAGATAAACCAGGTGTCGCAGCGCGGCTGTTTGGAGAAATTGCTCGTCAGGATGTAGATGTAGATTTAATTATTCAATCAATCCATGAAGGTAATAGTAATGACATTGCTTTTACCGTAATTACACCAGTTCTACCGAAAGCCGAAGCCGTAGCTGCTGCCATTGCTCCTGTTCTCCGCAGTCACAAGAGTAGCCCAAATGAAGAAGCTGAGGTGATGGTGCAGCAAAATATTGCGAAAGTCAGTATTGCTGGTGCAGGGATGATCGGGCGTCCCGGAGTCGCCGCCAAAATGTTCGCCACCCTAGCAGCAGCAGGTGTGAATATCCAAATGATTTCTACCAGTGAGATTAAAGTCAGCTGCGTCATTGCTGCCCAAGAATGTGATCGCACCGTCGCCGCCCTTAAAGAAGCGTTCGATTTAGACACTCCCCCCACCCCTCACACTCCCCCCACTCCCCTCACTCCTCACACTTGCGTACGCGGTGTCGCCCTCGATATGAACCAAGCACGTCTAGCTATTCGCCAAGTTCAAGATCGTCCGGGAACTGCGGCAAAACTGTTTGGACTTTTGGCAGACAACAATATCAGTGTGGACATGATCATTCAGTCCCAACGCTGTCATGTAGTTAATGGTGTGCCGATGCGCGATATTGCTTTTACAGTGGCGCAGATGGATGCAGAAGCAGCACAGAAAATGTTGCAAGCCAAAGCAGTAGAATATGGTTGGGGTGAAGTAGCCCTAGATCAGGCGATCGCCAAAGTCAGTATCGTTGGTGCTGGCATGGTAGGACAACCAGGCATTGCTGCGAAAATGTTTGAAGCCCTAGCGCAGCATCATATAAACATTCAAATGATAGCTACTTCAGAAATCAAAATTAGTTGTGTAGTCACCCAAGAAGAAGGTGTGAAGGCACTACAAGTTATTCATGCAGCATTTGGACTAGCAGGTAGTGAGAAGTTTATTGTGCCTGCGTAGAGGAATTGGGAGGTGGGGAGGTGGGGGAAGTGTGTAGACGCGTAGCGGCTTAAGGTAAGGGTGGAGTGTGAGGAGTATAGATGTTCTCCCTTGTCCCCCACCTCCCCCGTATCCTAAATCAGTGACCAGTTTAATTTGATAACTGATAACTGATTATTTGTCCCCTATCCCCGATTCTCCATATGCAGATTACCCAGTGTGTTCATACAGCAATTCTTGTAACTGACTTAGAACGCTCCCAACATTTTTATGGCACTGTGTTGGGATTGCCCAAAGTAGAACGTCCGATGAAATTCCCTGGCGCTTGGTATCAAGTCGGCGAGTATCAAATTCACCTGATCGTAGGGCCTAGCGTTAAGGACGAATCCAAAAATGAAAAATGGGGACGCAATCCCCACGTTGCTTTTTTAGTTTCCGACTTAGATGCCGCTAAACAGCAGCTATTAAATTATAACTGCCTAATACAACCCAGTGCTTCTGGTCGCCCTGCTGTTTTCACCCAAGATCCGGATGGAAATGTGATTGAGTTAAGTCAGGGGTGATGGGGAACTCGGGATCGCTGGTGGGGATTAGGGGCAGTGGGGAGTGTGTAGACGCGCTCATAGGCTTAAGGTAAGGGTGGAGTAAATAACCACTAACCACTAACCACTAACTACTAACTACTAACTACTAATGTACAGACGCGATGTTCCTCGCGTCTGTACCCACTAACAACCAACAACCAACAACCAACAACCAACAAACATCTAACTTCTGTCTGATGAAAATTCTTGCTTACACCTACAACGATCCTTTACTAGAAACTGCTGCCGATCCTCAGACTTGGGGATGGGAAATAGATAGAGTGTACCAAGATTTAGGACAGCGCACGGAGTTACAACAATTACTAATTGACTGTCAAAACGATCCGCCTGATTATATCATTGTCCGCCGTCTAGATGAATTGGGGGATAACGTTGAGGAAGTGAGCGATCGCCTTTGCCAAATCGAAGCAATGGGGATAACGCTGGTTGCAGTGGAGCAAGGTTACAATTCTGCTGAGAACTCTCCTAATCTTCATGCTCAATTGTTACAATTGCTACATGAGATTCAACGACAGCAACACAGTCGCCGTATCCGTCAAGGACACGCTCGTAATCGTTTAGATGCTACTCCCCCTCCTGGAAAAGCACCTTATGGATATCGTCGAGGTAAAGATAAGTACATTATTGACCGTAGTACTTCTCCTGTAGTTAAAGATTTTTTTGAACAGTTTCTGCTTTATGGTTCCCTGCGAGGAGCAGTGCGTTACCTCGCGAAAAAATACGGCAAGAAAATTTCTGTCACCACAGGGCGTCGTTGGTTGACTAATCCAGTTTATCGTGGTAGTACTGCTTATCAAAATGGGGAAATTCTTGCCAATACCCATCCCCCTATCCTTTCTCAGGAAGAAGCAGCGCAAGTTGACAGGCTTTTACGCCGTAATAGTCGTTTACCATCACGGACTGCAAGTGCGCCGCGTTCTCTAGCGGGGTTGGTTGTTTGTGGCGAATGTCAATCACATATGGGTGTTGCTCGCGTTACTATTCGCAACCAAGACAAAGAGTATCTTTATTTACGTCCAATTAGCTGTATAAAACAGCCCAAGTGTCGGGCTATTCCTTATCAAGAAGTATTAGAGCAGACTATTCAAGCTATTTGTCGCGATTTACCCGTGGCGGTGGACAAAATGAATTCTCCTCAATTGGATGCAGTTAAGCATAGCTTAGGGGATGCGATCGCTCGTCAGCAAGAAATACTCACACAATTACCAGCTTTAGTCGAAACTGGAGTACTAGATGCACAAACAGCCAAATTAAGGGCATACAAACTCCGCACAGAAATATCTACACTGCAAGCAAAGTTAGCGGCTTTACCACCAGTAAACTTGCGTTCTGTTGCAGTTGCAGTTTCTATCCCTCAATTTTGGTTGGATTTATCAGAACCAGAACGACGATTTTATTTTCGCGAATTCATTCGTCAAGTAGAAATTATTCGTCAACAGCAAAAGTGGGACTTACAAGTAATTTTTATTTTTTGATATATCATGTCCGCTTGAACAGTTATACTGTCGCATAGGCTGGTGATGGGTAATTGGTAATTAAGATACTGATGATTTTCCCATGCCTAATGCCCAACAACGAAGCATAATATCGTCAGCAATTAGCCGAACTTGATATTACCTGTTACCAGCCAAATACTTAATATTTCTTCAAATTTCTCTGTGTGTAGCTAAATTTCAATTTCTTATCAGAGAATTTATAAAATATTATACATAATTAAACTTGATGATTGTATAATAACTAGCAAAGGGGCTTTAAGCCCCTTGTTTTTCACCCGCAAGCTAGTTATCAGGGTAGCCAAGTAATTACCAGGGTATCTACCTTTTTTATAGGCATCTACCGTTAATCTTAAATTTTACTAAGTTGCAGTAGCTGACCGATTAATTGTGTCAGTACTGCTATGCTAACACTTGTCATTTTTTCATGTCAATGATTCATGTAAAAATGACAAAAAATCATGTCAAACAATTTAGATATCATGAGAGAGAATAGAAGACAAATGTGATATCTATACAGTTCACAAAATGACCGACAGAAGGCGTTGTGAGGATTACAAACAAGTCAGCGGTTATGTACCGGTAGAGTTGGCGCGGGAATTCAAAAGCATCTGCGCTCGTGAGGGTGTGTCTCAAAGCGACGCGTTAGAAGAGATGATCCGTGAGTGGCTGGGAAAAAAAACAGCTTCCAACTCCTCCCAACTAGAACAGGCAAATCGCCTGATCACAATTGCTGATGTAGTTCGAGCCAACATGACAAAACTTAAGCGCTGTGGAGTCAAAAACCTACAAGCGCTTGCCAAAGGAGAAGTTCTGCCTACACCAGGGGACTTCGCCATTATTATGTCTAGTTTGGCTATCCCTGAGGAAGAACAAAAAATGATTTGGCAAAAAACTTTTAGTTCCCTAAACAATGATTTTGGTGGTGTGAATGAGTGCGAGCGTTCTGAAAGTCCTAAACCAACCGGGCTGGAACTATAAATTGTCCTATGATGGGGTTTCTATCCTTGCCCCAACCAAGAAAGATGCAACCCACCTTGCTCAAAGCTACGGATATGCTTTAAGTGAAACCGCAGCAAAAATCAACGGTAAGGTGCGAATTGGGTGGAGACACTGCAAGCGACCCATTGAATTTTATGGGTGGATGGCATCCCAGAAACCCCCAACACCCGCCGAAACTGCCGAGCGCATGTTACCTGTGGGAGGCGAAGTTTTTTGCAGTCAGCTGCTATTACCAGTAGGGTTGTTGAAACGTATGGTTGCTGCTGCTGAAAGTGAACGTCCGATTAGCATTATCAGACAAGATAACAATAAACAAATAATTGTTAATCAACTAATGTCTGACATGCTACAAACTCCCCCGGAGGTTGCCACTCAAAGGGTGATGAATAGGTTCTGGTTAGCAGAAGATTTGGCAGAACTGGAACGACGACTAACTCAGCAAAGCAGATTCACTATGACTTACCGGGGTGGGTTAAACGAACAAACTTGGGCAATCCTCACAACCCAATTTGAGAGTTTTGAGGTTGATGGCATCTGGTACAGACAGGCAACTACCTTAGCAACTCCTGAACTGATACCGATTCCGCCAGAGGCTTTTGCTCCGATTTAAGTAGATAATTTGACTTAACTTCAAGACATGAAAAATCATCAGGTGCATAACTCAGTTATCAGTTATCAGTTATCAAATTCTATTACTGACTGTTAACTGTTAACTGATTCCTAACTAATAACAATTAACTAACTTTATTCAAAACCGAGATTTCCCGGATACGCCATCCATCAGGTTTGCGAACCAAGTTATATCTAACTCGCACCGTTTCTTTAGAGGACTTCTGCTGGTTTAGTAAACCGTTTTCATAAAAACTAGTTGCTTCAGTTACGGAAGCTTGCACCGCAGCATGTTCCTGATCTGTGGGATCAATTTCTAAAGATTCTACCTTAACGCTATGTTCATACTTGCGATAACGGTTATCAGCTTTGTCTTGTTGAGCAACG
Above is a genomic segment from Fischerella sp. JS2 containing:
- a CDS encoding aspartate kinase; this translates as MSLIVQKFGGTSVGSVERIVSVAQRVSKTAKAGNSIVVVVSAMGKTTDGLVKLAAEISKNPCRREMDMLLSTGEQVSIALVSMALQELGQLAISLTGAQVGIVTEAEHTRARILHIQTERLTKHLQEGKVVVVAGFQGISRTDALEITTLGRGGSDTSAVAIAAALKADFCEIYTDVPGILTTDPRLVPEAQLMSEITCDEMLELASLGAKVLHPRAVEIARNYGVPLVVRSSWTDDPGTWVTSPPVKERSLINLEIARPVDSVESDTNQAKVALLRVPDKPGVAARLFGEIARQDVDVDLIIQSIHEGNSNDIAFTVITPVLPKAEAVAAAIAPVLRSHKSSPNEEAEVMVQQNIAKVSIAGAGMIGRPGVAAKMFATLAAAGVNIQMISTSEIKVSCVIAAQECDRTVAALKEAFDLDTPPTPHTPPTPLTPHTCVRGVALDMNQARLAIRQVQDRPGTAAKLFGLLADNNISVDMIIQSQRCHVVNGVPMRDIAFTVAQMDAEAAQKMLQAKAVEYGWGEVALDQAIAKVSIVGAGMVGQPGIAAKMFEALAQHHINIQMIATSEIKISCVVTQEEGVKALQVIHAAFGLAGSEKFIVPA
- a CDS encoding ribbon-helix-helix domain-containing protein, with product MTDRRRCEDYKQVSGYVPVELAREFKSICAREGVSQSDALEEMIREWLGKKTASNSSQLEQANRLITIADVVRANMTKLKRCGVKNLQALAKGEVLPTPGDFAIIMSSLAIPEEEQKMIWQKTFSSLNNDFGGVNECERSESPKPTGLEL
- a CDS encoding VOC family protein → MQITQCVHTAILVTDLERSQHFYGTVLGLPKVERPMKFPGAWYQVGEYQIHLIVGPSVKDESKNEKWGRNPHVAFLVSDLDAAKQQLLNYNCLIQPSASGRPAVFTQDPDGNVIELSQG
- a CDS encoding recombinase family protein, coding for MKILAYTYNDPLLETAADPQTWGWEIDRVYQDLGQRTELQQLLIDCQNDPPDYIIVRRLDELGDNVEEVSDRLCQIEAMGITLVAVEQGYNSAENSPNLHAQLLQLLHEIQRQQHSRRIRQGHARNRLDATPPPGKAPYGYRRGKDKYIIDRSTSPVVKDFFEQFLLYGSLRGAVRYLAKKYGKKISVTTGRRWLTNPVYRGSTAYQNGEILANTHPPILSQEEAAQVDRLLRRNSRLPSRTASAPRSLAGLVVCGECQSHMGVARVTIRNQDKEYLYLRPISCIKQPKCRAIPYQEVLEQTIQAICRDLPVAVDKMNSPQLDAVKHSLGDAIARQQEILTQLPALVETGVLDAQTAKLRAYKLRTEISTLQAKLAALPPVNLRSVAVAVSIPQFWLDLSEPERRFYFREFIRQVEIIRQQQKWDLQVIFIF